The Desulfocurvibacter africanus subsp. africanus DSM 2603 nucleotide sequence CAACTTCGGCATCACCAACTACGGCGTGGAGGGGTTGCTGACCTCCCTGGGCTACACCACGCGCCTGACCGGCACTCCCTGCTGGCCAGCGGGCATCGACGCCCAGAACTACGATATGGGCGACATGTGGTGCAACGACCCCGAGGACATGGCGCAGTCCCGCTACATCATCCTGTGGGGCGCGAACCCGGCCTGGAATTCGGTGCATTCGGTCAAGTACATCTACGAGGCCCGCGAGCGCGGGGCCAAGGTCGTGTGCATCGACCCGGTGCTGACCCAGACCGCGGTCAAGGCGGACGAGTACTGGCAGGTCAAGGCCTCCACCGACGGCGCGCTGGCGCTGGGCATGGCCCGCCACATCCTGGATAAGGGCCTGGTGGACGAGCAGTGGGTCCGGGCGAATTCCGTGGGCTTTGAGGAGTTCGCCGCCTACCTGCGCGAAAGCGTCAGCGTGGAATGGGCCGCGCAGGAGTCCGGCATCCCGGCCGAGAGGCTCGCCCGCGTGGCCGAGGAGTTCGCCCAGGCCAAGCCGGCCACCATCTGGATCGGCTACGGCATGCAGCGCCACGCCAATGGTGGAGCCTCGGTGCGCGCCGTGGACGCCCTGGTGGCCATGACGGGCAACGTGGGCAAGGTCGGCGGCGGGGCGCGCTACGGCCATTTGCGGACCTGGGGCTTCAACTACCACGCCATGCTGCAGAAGCGGCCCGAGGGCAAGAAGGGCGTGCCCGGCAAGGTCGAGGTCAAGGGCGACTTCCACTTCACCGGCGACGAGGGCCAGGGCGTGTCCTACTCGGACCGCCTCCTGAACATCAACAAGACCGCCCAGGAGCTGCTCGACGCGCAGAACCCGCCCGTGCGCATGCTGTGGGTCTCCTGCAAGAACCCCTTCAGCCAGGACTTCGACCGCAACAAGCTGCAGAAGGCCTTCGAGAAGCTGGAGACGGTGGTCGTGGTGGACCAGTTCTTCAACCAGACCGCGGCCATGGCCGACATCGTCCTGCCTGTGACCACCCTGTTCGAGGAGTGGAGCGTCAACGTCTCCTACTGGCACTACTGGCTGTCCATCAACGAACAGGCCATCAAGCCCATGTACGAGGCCAAGTCGAACATCGAGATCGCCGCGGCGCTGTCCAGGAAGATGAACGCGCTTGCTCCGGGCTCCTGCACCTTCCCCACGGACATCGACACCAAGGAGTGGATGGAGAAGGAGTTCAACCAGGGCATCCACGACCTGTTCGGCATCACCTCCTGGGAGGAGCTGAAGGCCGGTCCCAGGAAGGCGCGCATGCCCTCGTCGGCGGCGTGGCATGACCTGAAGTTCGGCACCCCTTCGGGCAAGTACGAGTTCAAGTCCGAGCTGGCAGCCTCCCATGGCCACGCGGCCCTGCCCATGTACGTGCAGCCGCGCAAGCCCACGGCCAGGCTGCGGCTGCTGACTCCCCACACCAAGTTCGGCCTGCACTCGCAGTTCGTGAACCTGGACTGGATGGAGGACTTCAATCCCGAACCCTTTGTCTACATCCACCCGAGGACGGCGGCGGAACACGGCATCGAGGAAGGCGACATGGTCCGGGTCTTCAACGACATCGGCCAGGAGAGGCTGCGCTGCAAGCTCACGGACAACGTGCCGGCCGACACGATCATGATGTACGAGGCCTGGTTCCGCAGGATGTCCTACAACTGCCAGAATCTGGTCGACGACACGCCCGCCGACATGGGCGCATACAAGACCGGGCAGCCCGGCGTGGCCATTCACGACCAGTTCGCCAACCTGGCCAAGGCCTAAGGGTAGGGAGGAAGGCAATGCAACGGCAACTCGCATTCTACGTCGACGCCGAGCGCTGCATCGGCTGCTTCACATGCGCCATGGCGTGCAAGAACCAGTATCACCAGGAAAACGGGGTCGTCTGGCGCATGGTCCACGACCTCAAGGCAGAGATCTACCCCCATCGGGAGCGGGCCTTCTATTCCCTGGCCTGCAATCACTGTGAAAATCCGACCTGCCTGAATGTCTGTCCCGTGAAGGCCTATTACAAGCGGGACAAGGACGGAATCGTTGTCCACGAGCAGGAGAAGTGCATCGGCTGCGGCAACTGCATCCGCTCCTGTCCCTACGGCGCGCCCAAGTACAACCCGGTGGGCAAGCACGCCGAGAAATGCAGCTTCTGCTGGCAGCGCGTCGACGCCGGGCTCCTGCCCGCCTGCGTGCAGTCCTGCCCGGTATCGGCGCTACGCATGGTCGATCTGGCGGATCTGGATGAGACGGGGTTGGTCCGGTTCCCTCCAGGCTTCCCCAAGTTCCCGGCCCTCAACCCGTCCGTGCGTTTCCGCGCGCCCAAGCTGCCCACATTCATCAGGAGGGACGAAGCATGAGTTCCCTGGAAATCCCCCTTGTCCTGTTCACCGTGCTGGCACAAGCGGCCGTCGGCACGGTGCTGGTCAGCGGCCTGCGCCAGCACGCCGCCCCGGGTCTCGCGGGCGACGTGCGCAGGGAGTGGTTCACGGCCTCGGGCATCCTGCTCCTGGGGCTCGCCGCGTCCCTGTTCCACCTCGGGCATCCGCTGGGCGCGCTGGGTGCCATCAAGCACCTGAGCAGGGCCTGGCTGTCCCGCGAGGTTCTGGGCACGGGTCTGTTCCTGGCCCTGGCCGTGGCGGGCGCACTGACGGCCAGGGAGAAGATCGGCAAGGTCCTTGTCCTGACGGCCTCGCTCGTTGGGCTGCTGGCCGTGTTCGCCATGGGCATGACCTATGCGCCGCCCAGCTATCCGGCCTTGAACAACGCCCTGCCGCTGGTCTTCTTCCTGCTGACGGCCCTGTTGCTCGGATCCGGAGTGGCCGCCTTGTTCAGCCCCGAATCCAGGCAGCCCATGCTGTGCTCCATCCTGGGCGTGAGCCTGATCATCGCCCTGGTGGTCTACCTGGTCGTGCCCTGCGTCTGGCTGTCCGGCTCAACGGTCATGGCCGCCACGGGCAAGGCCTGGATGTCCTCGCCCCTGTACTGGGGCCGCATCGTCGTCGGTCTGGTCCTGCCGCTCGTGGTGCTGTGGAAGGCCAGGCGCGTGCCGGCCTGGCTGCTGGCGCCGCTGCTGGCGGGTGAACTCATGGGCCGCATGATCTTCTTTGCCGCAACCGTGCACACCGCCACCAGCATCGGCGGCCTCTATTAGGGTCGTTCGCGAATGAGATGCGCGGTTCAGGAGCGTACCCGCTTCTGGTGGGAGGGAGCCGGGGAGGGTAAAACCCTTCCCGGCTCCCATGTCCCGAGTCCTTGGAGCCGGGCCAGCCTCGCCCGCTGGGCCGTGTGCCTGGCGGCGTGTCTGGGCCTCGCGGTTGCGCCGGCCCCGATACGACCGCAGGCCTTGGCAGGAACGCCCGGCACGGCTGCCGGCGAGACGACGCAGGGCAGGGCGGAGGCCTGCCCCCTGACCACGCCGCGCCACAAAGCGCAGCTGAAGACGCCGAGAGTGGAAGGCCGCGTGGAGGAGGCGGTCATGCTCGAACTGGCCCTGACGCCTCCCGACGTGCCCATGGGCTTCTTCGTCACCAGCCTGGCCGACGTGCTGGAGGCCCCGGCCGGGGCCACGGGCGAGCGCCGGCCCAGACTGCTGACCGGCTTCCCGCGCATCCGCTTCGTCGCAGCCGTGCCCGGGGACTACCGCCTGGCCATCCGCCTGAGCCTGGTCGCCAAATCCAGCTGCGGCGGAGTAAAGGCCGCCACGCTCCTGGAGCAGGAGGCCCTGGTGCGCATCCGCCCCTGAGCAGCGAGCGGCCCTTGGCCCATCGCACAACTCGCCCTCAGCCTCTATCTCGCCACCACCTAGGCAAGCAATCACCATTTCCATCACCGCAACACCCTTCGCGCACGGCCTCATGCTCAGCCTGGTGCACGTTTGCGGCCTGGTCCGCAACACCTGCTGGAAAGACCCGCGCCTGGATCTGGAGCTGCTCGGGCCTTTTCAGGCCGCGCCGCTTCTCGCGCCCTTGCTCAACAGAAATTGTGCGTTATGTAGACGGTCTTGTTGCCCGGCGAGTAGGCCAGCCCCAGGCCGTCCTTGGTGAAGTGCTTGTTGAGTATGATGGCCCTGTGCGGAGGGGAGTTCATCCAGCCGGTGACGATCTTCTCGGCCATCTCCTCGGGCGTGAACCAGGTGTACTCCTCGGAGACCTGCTGCCCGCCGCGCATGGTGCGCCGGATGTTCTTGTAGGCCGTGACCTGGAAGATGTTCTCGCCGATGCCCTGGTACCTGTTGCCGCCCACGGGCACGCGGCATTCGTAGCCATACTTGTCGGCCCGGTCCGAGGGTGTCCGGCCTTCGGGGCTGTTGTGGCTGAAGTAGTTGCGTCGGGCCATGTCCTGGCTGTGGCTAAGTGCTATGGCCGCCAGCTCCTTGGTATGGGTCAGGGTTTTCAGTCCGTGCTCGGCCCTGATCTGGTTGATGCGCTTGTGCACGGCATCGGCCACGGCCTTGAGGTTGACGGGCGCCTGGGAGCCGGGAGGTGTCGCCGCCGTGGCCTGAATTGCCGGGAAAGCCGACCAGACAAGGGCAGCCATCAATATTATCAAGGCCAGGCACAGCAGGCGGACGCATGGTTTGAGGGCATATGCGGACGTGCTGCTTGCGTGCCTTGGCCATCTTGTCCATTCGGCCCAACCGGTCCATTTGGGCATCGATTTTTCCTCCTGTTTCCCGTGCGGCGGGCTTCGGCACGAGGCCTTGAAGGCCCGACGGATTCGGGTTATTTGATTCGACTTGGCCCGACGGATTCTCGTCTCATTTTAACACCATGACAGAAACGCGTCTCGCGTTCAACATACGGCGAAGCGACCAATGTCCATTCTGACACTTGTTGATGTGACCAAGTCCTATGCGGGCCATGACCTGTTCAGCGGCATCTGCCTGGAAGTGGACCACGGCGAACGTGTGGCCGTGGTGGGACCCAACGGCTGCGGCAAGTCCACCCTGCTGCGCGCGATCACGGGTGATGTGGAGCCTGATTCGGGCAAGATCAAGATAGCCCAGGGCGCGCGCGTGGGCTATGCGGCCCAGGAATTGGGTGACCTGGACCTGGAGAGCGGATTGCTGTCCTGGGTCCTGGAAGCGCTGCCCTCGTGGGCCGATTTTTGGCATGAGTGGGAGCAGGCGGCCCAGTCCGGAGACAAGAACAAGCTGGAGAAGCTCGCCGCGCGCCAAGCCCACCTGGAGCAGACCTTCGGCTACAACCCCGAGCACAAGGCCGGGGCCATTCTGCTGGGCCTGGGCTTCGCCATGGAGCAATTCGAGCAGCCCATGCGCCGGCTCTCGGGCGGCTGGCGAGAGCGGGCCAAGCTGGCCCGCGTGCTGCTGGCCGGGGCCGACCTGCTCATCCTGGACGAGCCGACCAACCACTTGGACCTTGAAGCCGTGGAGTGGCTGGAGCAGTTCCTGCTCGCCTTCCAGGGCGCGCTCATCTTCGTGGTCCACGAGCGGACCTTTCTGGACAACGTGGCCAGCCACGTGCTCTTCCTGGGCGGCAGCAAGCCGGTGGTCAAGAGAGGCAACTTCACCTCCTTTCTTGAATGGTTCGTTGAGAACGAGAAGCACAAGGAGCGCCAGGCCGCCAAGATCAGCGCGCGCATCGAGCACAATCTGGACTATGTGCGGCGTTTTAGGGCCCAGGCCCGCAAGGCCAGCCAGGCCCAGAGCAAGCTTAAGCAGGCCGAGCGGCTGCGCGGCGAGTTGGACGACTTCACCTTGGAGAAGCGGCGCAAGACCCTGAGCTTCACGCTGCCCAAGCCCGACCGGAGCGACAAGGTCGTGGCCCATGCCAAGGACCTGGAGTTCGCCTTTCCCGGCAAGCCAGCCTTGTGGCCTGCGCTGACTTTCGACATTTTCCGCGGCCAGAGCATCGCCCTGGCCGGCCCCAACGGCGCGGGCAAGTCCACGCTGCTCAAGCTCATGGTC carries:
- a CDS encoding CAP domain-containing protein, with the translated sequence MAALVWSAFPAIQATAATPPGSQAPVNLKAVADAVHKRINQIRAEHGLKTLTHTKELAAIALSHSQDMARRNYFSHNSPEGRTPSDRADKYGYECRVPVGGNRYQGIGENIFQVTAYKNIRRTMRGGQQVSEEYTWFTPEEMAEKIVTGWMNSPPHRAIILNKHFTKDGLGLAYSPGNKTVYITHNFC
- a CDS encoding dimethyl sulfoxide reductase anchor subunit family protein encodes the protein MSSLEIPLVLFTVLAQAAVGTVLVSGLRQHAAPGLAGDVRREWFTASGILLLGLAASLFHLGHPLGALGAIKHLSRAWLSREVLGTGLFLALAVAGALTAREKIGKVLVLTASLVGLLAVFAMGMTYAPPSYPALNNALPLVFFLLTALLLGSGVAALFSPESRQPMLCSILGVSLIIALVVYLVVPCVWLSGSTVMAATGKAWMSSPLYWGRIVVGLVLPLVVLWKARRVPAWLLAPLLAGELMGRMIFFAATVHTATSIGGLY
- a CDS encoding ABC-F family ATP-binding cassette domain-containing protein, which codes for MSILTLVDVTKSYAGHDLFSGICLEVDHGERVAVVGPNGCGKSTLLRAITGDVEPDSGKIKIAQGARVGYAAQELGDLDLESGLLSWVLEALPSWADFWHEWEQAAQSGDKNKLEKLAARQAHLEQTFGYNPEHKAGAILLGLGFAMEQFEQPMRRLSGGWRERAKLARVLLAGADLLILDEPTNHLDLEAVEWLEQFLLAFQGALIFVVHERTFLDNVASHVLFLGGSKPVVKRGNFTSFLEWFVENEKHKERQAAKISARIEHNLDYVRRFRAQARKASQAQSKLKQAERLRGELDDFTLEKRRKTLSFTLPKPDRSDKVVAHAKDLEFAFPGKPALWPALTFDIFRGQSIALAGPNGAGKSTLLKLMVGELHPNKGQVLLGPSTRMAYFSQHQAEVLVGSNTVRAELRRLLDPRTTEEELCGVLGLFLLGEDYFDRPVSKLSGGEKSRLALASLFMNRANFIVMDEPTNHLDMESREGLIEALNGYEGTLLLVAHDRFLLTEAVDEVWAVGPEGLRVFENGFGEYDDWRRAEAVRAAQAGPAGVILEPGRRRPDKEERRRRAEIRNAVSKELAPKKEAYARVERELESIMARQTELETLLADPATYSKTEEFVRLTSEYKQAKEREEQLFMDFSSLEESITELERRRDELLAEE
- a CDS encoding 4Fe-4S dicluster domain-containing protein; this encodes MQRQLAFYVDAERCIGCFTCAMACKNQYHQENGVVWRMVHDLKAEIYPHRERAFYSLACNHCENPTCLNVCPVKAYYKRDKDGIVVHEQEKCIGCGNCIRSCPYGAPKYNPVGKHAEKCSFCWQRVDAGLLPACVQSCPVSALRMVDLADLDETGLVRFPPGFPKFPALNPSVRFRAPKLPTFIRRDEA
- a CDS encoding molybdopterin-dependent oxidoreductase, which produces MTRTKANGSPQASGGGLSRRRFLEGLLAAGALAAVPGSFLRPLSAPAGGAYLDGYEVFRNACPRNCYDTCSIKTFVKDGVIQFIEGAPESSFTRGGTCVKGYAYTRRPYSPDRIKYPMVQEGRGSGNWKRVSWDEAMERIAKKLLDMEALDGNLLGLALTKYSGNFGITNYGVEGLLTSLGYTTRLTGTPCWPAGIDAQNYDMGDMWCNDPEDMAQSRYIILWGANPAWNSVHSVKYIYEARERGAKVVCIDPVLTQTAVKADEYWQVKASTDGALALGMARHILDKGLVDEQWVRANSVGFEEFAAYLRESVSVEWAAQESGIPAERLARVAEEFAQAKPATIWIGYGMQRHANGGASVRAVDALVAMTGNVGKVGGGARYGHLRTWGFNYHAMLQKRPEGKKGVPGKVEVKGDFHFTGDEGQGVSYSDRLLNINKTAQELLDAQNPPVRMLWVSCKNPFSQDFDRNKLQKAFEKLETVVVVDQFFNQTAAMADIVLPVTTLFEEWSVNVSYWHYWLSINEQAIKPMYEAKSNIEIAAALSRKMNALAPGSCTFPTDIDTKEWMEKEFNQGIHDLFGITSWEELKAGPRKARMPSSAAWHDLKFGTPSGKYEFKSELAASHGHAALPMYVQPRKPTARLRLLTPHTKFGLHSQFVNLDWMEDFNPEPFVYIHPRTAAEHGIEEGDMVRVFNDIGQERLRCKLTDNVPADTIMMYEAWFRRMSYNCQNLVDDTPADMGAYKTGQPGVAIHDQFANLAKA